One segment of Armigeres subalbatus isolate Guangzhou_Male unplaced genomic scaffold, GZ_Asu_2 Contig925, whole genome shotgun sequence DNA contains the following:
- the LOC134204822 gene encoding uncharacterized protein LOC134204822, translating into MEKEELSRILADKDEDENEFAQVRSSTIREEQGTPNETLLMTMNNMSLSSLNIPECAPSHGESELNKRDFDHWKNVLSASLNLIQAVEEATRFDVFRIKAGPFLIELLESTATQVGMPDEERFPYSNAMARLDAHFGSRAYMLSQRSKLANMVQRSEESNIQYVKRVAVAAKLCNYKSEEEFEAISRTVTRGSSDSRVRTLGYRVLSDGGSLNELIDQVRIREVELENEKDYRRLHQQQSATVAAVSHRPDEYGQRRRGPYETPRGYNSSRGRGGAVYRGPMRNQRLEKTCWRCLSAYHTPEQCFHADKVCRSCNRRGHIARACVTQVKREPRKREWPGDGIEPPSKIAAVDKTKEEEEDTKVSKIPSADPMKSDIGRVRSKDPDDKSAYVVAYVAGIQVPFFIDSGAQVNTVTLESFEAILQNKSAKQSLYELSYEADKTLRAYATQGTIDVVATFSAELFVSDERPVTTEKFYVVREKRALLGFNTAIRYSLLEVGLDVPVKENNEQDWRCEFNLYSVHVASTSEFPKFNIPAVTLTYDRSMPPSRNVYTHVPAAFKELTTRKLKELQESGIIEKVTKDMDRSFCSSLLVIPKGKTDIRLVVDLRGPNKCIFRTPFKMPTFESILLQLHGAKFFSTIDLKNAFFHIELDKNSRHLTNFFAGDALYRCCRLPFGLTNAPDIFQEAMQTIILTDCEGTVNYLDDVMVFGKTIEEHDQNLQKVMKKLADHNVVINHDNYCFGEESQRGDQPR; encoded by the exons ATGGAGAAGGAGGAGTTGAGCCGTATCCTGGCGGATAAGGACGAAGACGAAAACGAGTTCGCGCAGGTCAGATCGAGTACGATACGAGAGGAACAAGGCACACCGAATGAGACATTGCTCATGACAATGAATAACATGTCATTAAGCAGTCTCAATATCCCGGAATGTGCTCCATCGCACGGAGAATCTGAACTGAACAAGCGAGATTTTGACCATTGGAAAAATGTTCTGAGCGCGTCCCTGAATCTCATTCAGGCAGTTGAGGAGGCGACCAGGTTCGATGTGTTTCGCATCAAAGCTGGTCCATTTTTGATCGAGTTACTTGAGAGTACAGCAACACAGGTGGGAATGCCGGATGAGGAACGATTCCCATACTCAAATGCAATGGCCCGATTGGACGCTCATTTCGGCTCAAGAGCTTACATGCTATCTCAGCGGAGCAAATTGGCCAATATGGTACAAAGGAGCGAGGAGTCTAATATTCAGTACGTGAAGCGAGTTGCAGTGGCAGCCAAGTTATGCAACTATAAATCGGAAGAGGAATTCGAGGCAATTTCAAGAACGGTGACTAGAGGTTCATCAGATAGCCGTGTTAGAACCCTGGGGTACCGAGTTCTATCCGATGGAGGCTCCTTGAATGAGTTAATCGATCAAGTGCGCATCCGGGAAGTCGAATTGGAAAACGAAAAGGATTACCGGAGGCTGCACCAGCAACAATCAGCCACGGTAGCAGCTGTCTCGCACCGCCCTGATGAGTACGGTCAACGTCGACGTGGTCCATATGAAACTCCCAGAGGATACAACAGTAGCCGTGGCAGAGGAGGAGCAGTGTACCGCGGTCCGATGAGGAATCAAAGACTTGAGAAAACATGCTGGAGGTGTCTAAGCGCATACCATACACCGGAACAATGCTTTCATGCTGACAAAGTTTGCCGTAGTTGCAACCGACGAGGTCATATCGCTCGAGCATGCGTAACTCAAGTGAAGCGGGAACCTCGCAAGCGTGAATGGCCGGGAGACGGAATTGAACCTCCCTCCAAAATTGCCGCGGTCGATAAAAcgaaagaagaagaggaagataCAAAG GTATCAAAAATCCCATCCGCCGATCCAATGAAATCCGATATTGGAAGAGTCAGGTCTAAGGACCCAGACGACAAATCAGCGTACGTTGTAGCATACGTTGCTGGAATACAGGTCCCCTTTTTCATTGACTCAGGAGCACAGGTCAATACAGTCACATTGGAGTCATTCGAAGCTATTCTTCAGAATAAATCAGCCAAGCAAAGCTTGTATGAACTATCGTACGAAGCAGATAAGACGTTGCGGGCATACGCTACCCAAGGAACTATTGATGTGGTAGCTACTTTCTCGGCAGAGCTTTTTGTATCAGACGAAAGACCAGTGACAACAGAAAAATTCTATGTGGTACGTGAAAAGAGAGCTCTTCTGGGATTTAACACAGCCATCCGGTATAGCTTGCTGGAGGTGGGTCTGGATGTACCAGTTAAAGAAAATAACGAACAAGATTGGCGTTGTGAGTTCAACCTGTACAGTGTTCATGTGGCCTCTACAAGCGAGTTCCCGAAATTCAACATCCCGGCAGTCACACTGACCTATGACAGATCCATGCCACCATCGAGAAACGTTTATACGCATGTTCCAGCAGCTTTCAAGGAGCTAACAACCCGAAAGTTGAAAGAATTGCAGGAAtccggaattattgaaaagGTCACAAAGGATATGGACAGAAGTTTTTGTTCTTCGCTGCTTGTGATTCCTAAGGGCAAGACGGACATCCGACTCGTCGTAGATCTGCGAGGTCCGAATAAATGCATTTTTAGGACACCTTTTAAAATGCCGACATTCGAGTCCATACTGTTACAGTTGCATGGCGCGAAATTCTTTTCGACAATCGACTTGAAGAACGCTTTCTTTCATATTGAGCTCGATAAAAACTCAAGGCACTTGACAAACTTCTTCGCCGGTGATGCGCTTTATAGATGTTGCCGTTTGCCATTTGGTCTTACCAACGCACCGGATATTTTCCAGGAAGCTATGCAAACTATCATTCTGACGGACTGTGAAGGTACTGTGAACTACCTGGACGATGTCATGGTCTTTGGGAAAACCATCGAAGAACATGACCAAAACCTCCAGAAAGTAATGAAAAAGCTTGCTGATCACAACGTGGTGATCAACCACGATAACTACTGCTTTGGAGAGGAATCACAACGTGGTGATCAACCACGATAA
- the LOC134204823 gene encoding uncharacterized protein LOC134204823: MLRVKARPLVYSRPGVLQTGWTPIVKRSANVTLNGGVKCKRVQFPVVSACVLTVHKSQGGTFSEVVYNYDKGQEQQLVYVGLSRVTSIDGLYLTNASNSFRFHHGKGSMTPRMNDLRTELERLSNHRMRTITDDIMEAITANKLACTLMSINVQSLNAHSSDIATDRVLTAVDLLAMSETWLDNGTTTNINGYLCVCQEKRDGTRAGGVAIFERAGSSTMAVSHAITKLNESYDPALSVADEYGDCCAAEVSIMETRTLLFAVYISPGTTLKQKKYFLVRNLIKYTHVAMPVVVSGDFNIDVTKEENRDFIWFMKQFLYLDCASDPTIATTLGGTCLDLTFARNVSVECRRYCTYFSYHRPILSILAVSREPMPSQ; the protein is encoded by the exons ATGTTGAGAGTGAAGGCCAGACCGCTGGTGTATTCGAGACCTGGGGTGCTACAAACAGGCTGGACTCCAATCGTCAAACGATCGGCGAACGTAACCCTTAACGGTGGTGTTAAGTGCAAAAGAGTTCAGTTTCCCGTTGTAAGTGCGTGTGTCCTCACAGTCCATAAGTCCCAGGGAGGCACATTCTCGGAAGTCGTATATAATTACGATAAGGGTCAGGAACAGCAGCTAGTTTACGTTGGTCTTTCCAGGGTTACATCAATCGACGGATTGTATCTGACGAATGCCAGTAACTCATTCCGGTTCCACCACGGAAAGGGTTCTATGACCCCTAGAATGAACGACCTTCGGACGGAACTTGAACGTTTGAGTAACCATCGTATGCGCACCATTACAGACGATATCATGGAAGCTATAACCGCAAACAAGTTGGCTTGTACGTTGATGAGCATCAATGTACAAAGTTTGAATGCACACTCGTCGGACATTGCAACAGATCGGGTGCTTACCGCcgttgatttgcttgcaatgaGCGAAACTTGGCTTGACAACGGCACAACCACAAACATCAATGGATACCTTTGTGTTTGCCAAGAGAAGCGTGACGGAACAAGAGCGGGAGGAGTGGCAATATTTGAACGTGCTGGTTCGTCGACTATGGCCGTTTCTCACGCCATTACGAAGCTCAATGAAAGCTATGACCCAGCATTGAGTGTAGCAGACGAATATGGGGACTGCTGTGCTGCAGAGGTTTCGATCATGGAAACCCGCACGTTACTGTTTGCGGTATATATTTCACCAG gTACCACCCTGAAGCAAAAGAAATATTTCTTAGTGCGCAACCTCATAAAGTACACCCATGTTGCCATGCCCGTGGTAGTGTCGGGAGACTTTAATATTGATGTGACGAAAGAGGAGAACAGAGATTTCATCTGGTTCATGAAGCAGTTTCTCTATCTGGATTGTGCTTCGGATCCAACAATAGCGACTACTCTGGGTGGCACATGTCTCGATCTAACGTTCGCCCGGAACGTAAGTGTGGAATGCAGGAGATACTGCACGTACTTCTCCTACCACCGGCCTATTTTGTCGATTCTTGCGGTGTCCCGAg AACCGATGCCATCCCAGTGA